The Eublepharis macularius isolate TG4126 chromosome 3, MPM_Emac_v1.0, whole genome shotgun sequence genome has a window encoding:
- the LOC129325913 gene encoding interleukin-1 receptor type 1-like isoform X1, with protein sequence MKVTTLFSCSLTTVFLSSIKADHCNVYNLNSKLQHFVLEGQPLAINCLLSKMPNLEFGEHSLTWYQAGHHTPVLEDPHSRIQQQASSIWFLPAVLEDSGSYECAIRNSTHCSKMYVKLTVFRNSNGSCFNAKFAIPQSVYTSTNSKIVCPNLNDFRNENHLLPVLWYKDCKLIKDRRFQLLDNYLMIANTTMEDQGNYTCHVPFNYMGKQYNVSRDISLQVTESPPRNPPEIFSPRNHSVEVKLGSNIIIDCNTSGAEVDHVFWTVNDSYIDHYYKHSKNVFEIYEKEIFLQGKSFLTVRLNISKVSDKEYENVFVCHALNSFGQAVAHVMLRHKVPDFRGPLIGIFVVGFLLTTATILFYTFFKVDIVLWYRSFHCPFTSKEVSDGKTYDAFVLYPTTNAVAYMYHLDNFVLNLLPEVLEQQCGYKLFIVGRDDIPGQAVVSITEDTIQQSRRLMIILEPELSSCSRLEETSEQHIAMYNALVHCGIKVILIEMEKIEDYTNMPESIKYIKQKHGAIQWKKNFAEESQLANTRFWKNVRYRMPPRRTVSLSEIHLLPQVHSNPVMTITR encoded by the exons ATGAAAGTGACAACATTATTCTCCTGCAGTTTAACAACAGTGTTCCTTTCTTCTATTAAAGCAG atCACTGCAATGTATATAATCTGAACAGCAAGTTACAGCATTTTGTACTTGAAGGCCAACCTTTGGCTATCAACTGTTTGTTGAGCAAAATGCCAAATCTGGAGTTTGGAGAGCACAGCTTGACCTGGTACCAAGCTGGCCATCACACCCCTGTGCTGGAAGACCCACATTCCAGAATTCAGCAGCAGGCAAGCTCCATTTGGTTCCTTCCTGCTGTTTTAGAAGATTCAGGGTCTTACGAATGTGCTATAAG GAATTCGACGCACTGCAGCAAAATGTATGTAAAATTAACAGTATTTCGGAACAGCAATGGCTCATGTTTCAATGCCAAGTTTGCCATCCCTCAGTCTGTGTACACATCAACAAATTCAAAAATTGTGTGTCCTAATCTGAATGATTTCAGAAATGAAAACCACCTTTTACCCGTTCTCTGGTACAAG GATTGCAAGTTAATTAAGGACAGAAGATTTCAGCTTTTGGATAACTACCTTATGATTGCTAATACGACTATGGAAGATCAAGGAAACTATACATGCCATGTGCCATTCAATTACATGGGAAAACAATATAATGTTTCAAGAGACATAAGCCTACAAGTTACAG AAAGCCCTCCAAGGAACCCTCCAGAGATTTTTTCCCCGAGAAACCACTCAGTTGAAGTAAAACTTG gttctAATATCATAATTGACTGTAATACATCAGGTGCTGAAGTAGATCATGTGTTCTGGACAGTGAACGATTCCTACATTGATCACTATTATAAGCATAgcaaaaatgtttttgaaatttatGA gAAAGAAATTTTCCTTCAAGGGAAGTCTTTTTTAACAGTGAGACTGAACATTTCAAAAGTCAGTGACAAGGAATATGAAAATGTGTTTGTGTGTCATGCTTTGAATTCTTTTGGTCAAGCTGTAGCACATGTTATGCTCAGACACAAAG TCCCAGATTTTCGTGGACCACTGATTGGAATCTTTGTAGTGGGGTTTCTCCTAACAACAGCTACTATATTATTCTACACTTTCTTCAAGGTAGATATTGTTCTCTGGTATCGGAGTTTCCACTGTCCTTTTACAAGTAAAGAAG TTTCAGATGGGAAGACCTACGATGCCTTTGTCTTGTACCCAACAACCAATGCAGTGGCTTACATGTACCACTTGGATAACTTTGTTCTAAATCTGCTACCTGAGGTTTTGGAGCAACAGTGTGGATACAAGCTTTTTATAGTTGGAAGGGATGATATACCAGGGCAAG ctGTGGTCAGCATAACTGAAGATACTATTCAACAAAGCAGAAGGCTGATGATCATTTTGGAGCCAGAACTATCAAGCTGCAGCAGGTTGGAAGAAACATCAGAACAGCACATAGCCATGTACAATGCACTTGTTCATTGTGGTATTAAAGTGATACTGATTGAAATGGAGAAGATAGAGGACTACACAAACATGCCAGAGTCGATTAAATACATTAAACAGAAACATGGGGCAATCCAGTGGAAAAAGAACTTTGCAGAAGAATCTCAATTGGCAAATACACGATTCTGGAAAAATGTGAGGTATCGAATGCCACCCAGAAGAACAGTGTCTCTTTCAGAAATCCACTTATTGCCACAGGTTCATAGCAATCCAGTAATGACTATCACAAGGTGA
- the LOC129325913 gene encoding interleukin-1 receptor type 1-like isoform X2, producing the protein MKVTTLFSCSLTTVFLSSIKADHCNVYNLNSKLQHFVLEGQPLAINCLLSKMPNLEFGEHSLTWYQAGHHTPVLEDPHSRIQQQASSIWFLPAVLEDSGSYECAIRNSTHCSKMYVKLTVFRNSNGSCFNAKFAIPQSVYTSTNSKIVCPNLNDFRNENHLLPVLWYKDCKLIKDRRFQLLDNYLMIANTTMEDQGNYTCHVPFNYMGKQYNVSRDISLQVTESPPRNPPEIFSPRNHSVEVKLGSNIIIDCNTSGAEVDHVFWTVNDSYIDHYYKHSKNVFEIYEKEIFLQGKSFLTVRLNISKVSDKEYENVFVCHALNSFGQAVAHVMLRHKGSPRFSWTTDWNLCSGVSPNNSYYIILHFLQVSDGKTYDAFVLYPTTNAVAYMYHLDNFVLNLLPEVLEQQCGYKLFIVGRDDIPGQAVVSITEDTIQQSRRLMIILEPELSSCSRLEETSEQHIAMYNALVHCGIKVILIEMEKIEDYTNMPESIKYIKQKHGAIQWKKNFAEESQLANTRFWKNVRYRMPPRRTVSLSEIHLLPQVHSNPVMTITR; encoded by the exons ATGAAAGTGACAACATTATTCTCCTGCAGTTTAACAACAGTGTTCCTTTCTTCTATTAAAGCAG atCACTGCAATGTATATAATCTGAACAGCAAGTTACAGCATTTTGTACTTGAAGGCCAACCTTTGGCTATCAACTGTTTGTTGAGCAAAATGCCAAATCTGGAGTTTGGAGAGCACAGCTTGACCTGGTACCAAGCTGGCCATCACACCCCTGTGCTGGAAGACCCACATTCCAGAATTCAGCAGCAGGCAAGCTCCATTTGGTTCCTTCCTGCTGTTTTAGAAGATTCAGGGTCTTACGAATGTGCTATAAG GAATTCGACGCACTGCAGCAAAATGTATGTAAAATTAACAGTATTTCGGAACAGCAATGGCTCATGTTTCAATGCCAAGTTTGCCATCCCTCAGTCTGTGTACACATCAACAAATTCAAAAATTGTGTGTCCTAATCTGAATGATTTCAGAAATGAAAACCACCTTTTACCCGTTCTCTGGTACAAG GATTGCAAGTTAATTAAGGACAGAAGATTTCAGCTTTTGGATAACTACCTTATGATTGCTAATACGACTATGGAAGATCAAGGAAACTATACATGCCATGTGCCATTCAATTACATGGGAAAACAATATAATGTTTCAAGAGACATAAGCCTACAAGTTACAG AAAGCCCTCCAAGGAACCCTCCAGAGATTTTTTCCCCGAGAAACCACTCAGTTGAAGTAAAACTTG gttctAATATCATAATTGACTGTAATACATCAGGTGCTGAAGTAGATCATGTGTTCTGGACAGTGAACGATTCCTACATTGATCACTATTATAAGCATAgcaaaaatgtttttgaaatttatGA gAAAGAAATTTTCCTTCAAGGGAAGTCTTTTTTAACAGTGAGACTGAACATTTCAAAAGTCAGTGACAAGGAATATGAAAATGTGTTTGTGTGTCATGCTTTGAATTCTTTTGGTCAAGCTGTAGCACATGTTATGCTCAGACACAAAG GTAGTCCCAGATTTTCGTGGACCACTGATTGGAATCTTTGTAGTGGGGTTTCTCCTAACAACAGCTACTATATTATTCTACACTTTCTTCAAG TTTCAGATGGGAAGACCTACGATGCCTTTGTCTTGTACCCAACAACCAATGCAGTGGCTTACATGTACCACTTGGATAACTTTGTTCTAAATCTGCTACCTGAGGTTTTGGAGCAACAGTGTGGATACAAGCTTTTTATAGTTGGAAGGGATGATATACCAGGGCAAG ctGTGGTCAGCATAACTGAAGATACTATTCAACAAAGCAGAAGGCTGATGATCATTTTGGAGCCAGAACTATCAAGCTGCAGCAGGTTGGAAGAAACATCAGAACAGCACATAGCCATGTACAATGCACTTGTTCATTGTGGTATTAAAGTGATACTGATTGAAATGGAGAAGATAGAGGACTACACAAACATGCCAGAGTCGATTAAATACATTAAACAGAAACATGGGGCAATCCAGTGGAAAAAGAACTTTGCAGAAGAATCTCAATTGGCAAATACACGATTCTGGAAAAATGTGAGGTATCGAATGCCACCCAGAAGAACAGTGTCTCTTTCAGAAATCCACTTATTGCCACAGGTTCATAGCAATCCAGTAATGACTATCACAAGGTGA